ATCTCGCGTGTTATCACGATCAAGGTTTGATTCCTTTTAAGATGTGGGAAGGGAAGAAGGGTGTGAATGTTACATTGGGTCTTTCTTTTCTTCGGGTTTCTCCGGATCACGGAACCGCGTTTGACATCGCCGGGAAAGGGCTTGCAGATTCAACCAGCTTTGTAGAATGTCTGCACCGGGTTCTGGGAAATCCGGATTCTATTACGGAAACGAGGTAACATGCCGGGACTTTTAGAACAGATCGTATTTCCCATCTTCCTCTTCTGGTTCTGCGGACTTACTCTTGTGCTCTTTCGTTCCGACTTTGAATTCGTCTGGAAGATCATCTTCGTTTTTATTTTTATTTTTTACTTCTTCCAATACTTTCCGGAATTAAAGACGAGCTACGAGCGTCTCACGGCGAGTTATCCCGTCGAAATTCTTTCCTGGATTTACGGGATGGGAAGAGGAACCTATTTTTTTCTTCTCTTTCTCTGGCCCGTGGCTCTGATTAGAATTTTTTATTCCGCTTCTCCGCAGGTGAGTAAATCTTTGGCGAAGGCGCTTGTAAGTGTGACTCTGATTTACTGGGGCGGTTTTATTCTTTATAATAACTTTTCTCCCGAAGTGGATGCATTTTTAAACGGAACGTTTCTAAAATTCTTGAAGTTTTCTTCCAAATAAGGAAGGTCTAAGAGGTAGAATGAATCCAATCTACTTACAATCGTTCGGAGAATCGGAAGAAGCAAAGAAACATTTTTTGAAGGCCTATGATTATCAAACCAAAGGCAATCTGAAATTAGCTTCCTTGCATTATCGAAAGTCTATTTCTGCTAAACCGACTGCGGAAGCATGGACTTTTTTAGGATGGTCTTATTCCCTTGCCGGAAAATTGGATCGCGCCATCGAATTTTGTAAGAAAGCGATCGAGACCGATTCCAGTCTTGGGAATCCTTTCAACGATATAGGCGTTTATCTTCTTCAACAAAAACGGTATGAAGAAGCGCTTCCTTGGTTTGAGAAAGCGAAGTTCGCTCCTCGATACGAGGTCCCGGTTTATCCTTATTTCAACGCAGGTTCTTGTCTGGAAATTTTAGGTCACATTGAACTGGCTCGTCTCGAATACGAAAAAGCAGTTCAGATTCAGCCGAATTATCCTCCGGCTAATCTCGCTCTCAAGAGAATCTACGTTCGCTACAACTAGAACAAAAGAAGAAGTTTCCTTTTGATTCGTCGCAATGCAGGATTTTGTTTTCTTTTTTTGTGAAAGGGAAATTCCAGAGGGCATTTTTAGAATCGGAGCCATCTTTTTGTTTTGATCTCTCCAGAAGGAAGAATCTGGCCCTTCCGTTTTCCAAACTGGTTCTGAAGTGGATCCGAAAGGTTTTAGAAGTTCGATCGTTTGAATTTTCGCTTTGAAATCCAAGTAGGAACTCACACGTTTTTTTGCGGAAAGCATGGATTTCGGAAGTTTCTTCCGGGAATCGGCCTGAGCTCTCAGAGATCAAGGTTTGAATTTCGCATTTCAAAATTGGAAAAGATGTTTGTTTTAAATCTAATGTTGGAACTCCATCCTGCAAGAATCAGAGAAGGGGTTGCTCTTGAA
This genomic interval from Leptospira stimsonii contains the following:
- a CDS encoding tetratricopeptide repeat protein, with product MNPIYLQSFGESEEAKKHFLKAYDYQTKGNLKLASLHYRKSISAKPTAEAWTFLGWSYSLAGKLDRAIEFCKKAIETDSSLGNPFNDIGVYLLQQKRYEEALPWFEKAKFAPRYEVPVYPYFNAGSCLEILGHIELARLEYEKAVQIQPNYPPANLALKRIYVRYN